The Coffea arabica cultivar ET-39 chromosome 4e, Coffea Arabica ET-39 HiFi, whole genome shotgun sequence genome includes a window with the following:
- the LOC113742710 gene encoding dihydropyrimidine dehydrogenase (NADP(+)), chloroplastic, protein MASLSGLTQQISNRNSVVELPMTHRPQLHNSIKKSCRVGLGVMASENNTSTSELDLSVTVNGLKMPNPFVIGSGPPGTNLAVMRKAFDEGWGAVIAKTVSLDAAKVINVTPRYAKLRAGANGSTRGEIIGWENIELISDRPLETMLSEFKQLKKEYPDRILIASIMEEYDKAAWHELIDRVEQTGVDAIEINFSCPHGMPERKMGAAVGQDCALLEEVCGWINEKATVPVWAKMTPNITDITQPARVALRTGCEGVSAINTIMSVMGINLDTLRPEPCVEGYSTPGGYSSKAVHPIALAKVMSIAQMMRSEFGDKDCSLSGIGGVEAGGDAAEFILLGADTVQVCTGVMMHGYGIVKKLCSELKDFMKKHNFSSIDDFKGLSLEYFTTHTDLVKRQQEAIRQRKAIRKGLASDKDWTGDGFVQETESMVSN, encoded by the exons ATGGCGTCTCTCAGCGGCTTGACTCAGCAAATCAGCAACAGGAACTCGGTGGTCGAGTTACCGATGACTCATCGGCCACAGCTGCATAATTCGATCAAGAAGAGCTGCAGAGTTGGGTTAGGGGTCATGGCTTCTGAGAACAATACTAGCACTTCTGAACTGGATCTTAGTGTAACTGTAAACGGGTTGAAAATGCCCAACCCCTTTGTTATTGGGTCTGGTCCGCCTGGAACTAATCTTGCCGTTATGAGGAAAGCTTTTGATGAAGGCTGGGGAGCTGTCATCGCCAAAACG GTATCACTGGATGCTGCAAAAGTTATAAACGTGACTCCCAGGTATGCCAAATTGCGAGCAGGAGCAAATGGCTCAACCAGAGGAGAGATCATTGGTTGGGAAAACATTGAACTTATAAGTGATCGGCCTCTTGAAACAATGTTAAGCGAATTTAAACAGTTAAAAAAAGAGTACCCAGATAGGATCCTTATTGCTTCAATTATGGAAGAGTATGACAAAGCTGCCTGGCACGAACTTATTGATCGTGTTGAGCAAACTGGAGTT GATGCTATTGAAATTAATTTTTCATGCCCCCATGGTATGCCAGAGCGGAAAATGGGTGCTGCAGTTGGGCAAGATTGTGCACTGTTGGAGGAGGTATGTGGATGGATTAATGAGAAAGCCACAGTTCCTGTTTGGGCAAAGATGACGCCAAACATCACTGATATAACTCAG CCTGCAAGGGTTGCTCTAAGAACAGGATGTGAGGGAGTGTCAGCCATTAATACAATCATGAGTGTCATGGGAATCAATCTCGACACTTTACGTCCTGAGCCTTGTGTTGAAGG ATATTCAACTCCTGGAGGCTACTCTTCAAAGGCTGTCCATCCTATAGCCCTTGCGAAAGTAATGAGCATTGCGCAAATGATGAGGTCAGAATTTGGAGATAAAGATTGTTCACTTTCTGGTATAGGAGGTGTTGAAGCAGGTGGTGATGCTGCTGAGTTCATTCTTCTTGGAGCAGACACAGTTCAG GTCTGCACTGGGGTTATGATGCATGGATATGGTATTGTGAAGAAACTTTGCTCTGAGCTGAAGGATTTCATGAAAAAGCATAACTTTTCATCCATAGATGATTTCAAAGG GTTGTCACTGGAGTATTTTACAACTCATACGGATTTGGTAAAAAGACAGCAAGAAGCAATTCGGCAGAGGAAAGCTATCAGAAAAGGTTTAGCATCTGACAAGGACTGGACAGGAGATGGTTTTGTACAAGAAACTGAAAGCATGGTTTCCAATTAA
- the LOC113742287 gene encoding small ribosomal subunit protein eS1-like, translated as MAVGKNKRISKGKKGGKKKAADPFAKKDWYDIKAPSVFEVRNVGKTLVSRTQGTKIASEGLKHRVFEVSLADLQKDEDHAFKKIRLRAEDVQGKNVLTNFWGMNFTTDKVRSLVRKWQTLIEAHVDVKTTDNYTLRMFCIGFTKKRANQQKRTCYAQSSQIRQIRKKMVEIMRNQASSCDLKELVAKIIPESIGREIEKSTTSIFPLQNVYIRKVKILKAPKFDLGKLMEVHGDYSEDVGVKLDRPAEETVVEGETEVVGS; from the exons ATGGCCGTCGG GAAGAACAAGAGGATTTCCAAAGGCAAAAAGGGTGGAAAGAAGAAGGC GGCTGATCCATTTGCTAAGAAGGATTGGTATGATATAAAGGCACCGTCTGTTTTTGAGGTTCGAAATGTCGGAAAGACTCTTGTTTCCAGAACTCAGGGCACTAAG aTTGCTTCTGAAGGGCTAAAGCATAGAGTATTTGAGGTAAGCTTGGCTGATCTTCAGAAGGATGAGGATCATGCATTCAAGAAGATCCGTTTGAGGGCAGAAGATGTGCAAGGCAAAAATGTCCTCACAAATTTCTGG GGAATGAATTTTACAACAGACAAAGTCAGGTCCCTGGTTCGTAAGTGGCAGACATTGATTGAGGCTCATGTGGATGTCAAGACAACAGACAATTACACCCTTAGGATGTTTTGCATTGGATTTACAAAGAAGCGTGCAAACCAACAGAAGAGGACCTGTTATGCTCAGTCAAGTCAGATCCGTCAG ATTCGGAAGAAAATGGTTGAGATCATGAGAAACCAAGCAAGTTCCTGTGATTTGAAGGAGCTGGTTGCCAAAATCATCCCGGAGTCAATCGGCAGAGAGATAGAGAAGTCAACTACAAGCATCTTCCCTTTGCAAAATGTTTACATTCGCAAAGTGAAGATCCTCAAGGCACCCAAATTTGATCTGGGCAAGTTGATGGAG GTTCATGGTGACTATTCAGAGGATGTTGGCGTGAAGTTGGATAGGCCAGCTGAGGAAACAGTAGTAGAGGGAGAAACTGAAGTTGTTGGTTCGTAA